AGACTGGGAACCGTAGTTAGCACCGGCGCGATAGATTTCGGCAGGCTTATCCAGCCATTTTACCAGCAGGGTGTTAGGTTCATGTTGCGCCCATTCAAGGCCGCCTTTTTCGCCATAGAGCCTGATCTTCAGCGCGTTTTCTTCGCCGGCAGCTACCTGTGATGCCATCAGCACACCAGCAGCACCGTTGTCGAAGCGGAGCAGTACGGAGCCGTCATCATCCAGCGCACGACCGGGTACCAGGATATTCAGATCGGCACACAACTTTTCAATTTTAGCACCGCTGATATATTCTGCCAGGTTAGCAGCATGGGTGCCAATGTCGCCCATAGAGCCGCTTTTGCCGGATTTTTTCGGATCTGTTCTCCAGGCTGCCTGTGCATTCCCTTCTCTCTCACTCAGTTTGCTGAGCCATCCCTGGGGATATTCTACCCATATTTTACGGATTTTTCCCAGTGCTCCGTCTTTCACCATCTGCCTGGCCTGTTTTACCATCGGGTAACCCGTGTAGGTATGCGTGAGCAGGAGTGTTAAACCGGTAGCTTCCACTTTAGCCTGTAATTGTTTGGCCTCTTCAAGAGAGAAAGTGATCGGCTTTTCTACAACAACGTTGAAGCCCAGATCCAGCGCCATCATAGCAGGTTCGAAGTGAGCGAAGTTAGGCGTGACAATAGTCACGAAGTCAAGACGCTTATCTGCCGGCATCGCTGCTTCTTTGGTAAGCATGGTCTTGAAATCGATGTAAGTCCGCTCCGGATCAAGGAACAACATTTTACCTGATTCAATAGCTATTTCATTATTGATGCTGAGTGCGCCGGCAGCAAGCTCAATAAGCCCGTCCATATTGGCAGCAATACGGTGAATAGCACCTATGAAGGCGTCTTTACCGCCTCCGATCATTCCCATTCTGAGTTTCCGTGTCATATTTTACAATTATCGTTTTTAAGTTATACTATTTGAACCTGTGCTTTTTTACGATTGCGCATATAAAAGAAAAGTCCTATAAATGCCACGATCAGGACAACGGGTATTATCAGTGTGGCATTCAGGATTTCCGGGCCTGCTACTGCGGTAGCCTGGCTAAAGGTGGCGGCTTCCGGACTGCCGGGGGCAGCGGAGCGGTAAGCATCCAGGGAAGCATCTGCCGGCAACTGTTTTACGAGAATGCTGTCATAAAAACCACCCATGAAATACATATATACTGAAACGGCAAACATACCGGCGGCACCCATCAGGTTCATACCCAATGCACCTGATTCAGGGATGTTTTCCGATACAAAACCCAGCATAGTAGGCCAGAAATAAGTAACACCGATACCAAATATAAAGGCGGCCACAAATACCATGTCGCCCGATACATGGGACAGTAAATATAAGCCCAAAGCGGAAAATATTGCAGAAAGAACTAAAACGCCGGTTGGGGAGATCCTATGCACCACTGGTCCGGCGAAGGCCCTGCCCAGCACCTGCACACCTGCAGTCATTGCCAGAATGAGGATGGAATTTTCAGTTACATTCTTTAATAATACTTCAATCCACTGGCCGGTAAAGAGTTCTGTGATGGCGGTGCCAAACATCAGGATGAACATTACAATAAACAGCGGACTTAAAATTGATTTGTACATCTGGGCGGAAGATACACCGGATGCCACCCTTTCTGTAACAGGGAAATCAAGTTTAAGAAAAAGATAACCATAGATAAGGGTAGGGATAATCATGGTAGCTACCTGGAGCTGCCAGCTGATACCTATTTTGCTCAGTAAAAATACCAACAGGGTGCCGACTACAATACCGCCGGGGAACCAAAGGTGAAAATGGTTTAGTTTGGTTGTTTTGTTGTCAGGAAAAATAGTGGCTACCAATGGATTACAGGCTGCTTCCACAGTACCGTTAGCCAAACCAATAAACAGGGTAGAGATGAACAGGGTCCAGAAGCCGGTAGCAAATATGGTCAGCACTATACCTATCAGGTGTAGTACAAAAGCTGCTACCAGTAATCGTTTCATGCCTATGGCATCTACTACAAAGCCACCTATTAAAATGGCCAAAGGAAAGCCCCAGAAAGCAGTTCCTGTGATAATGCTCAGTTCCTTCGTATTCAGATGGAACTCAACACCCAGGCCGCTTAAGATGCCGGCGCGGATTCCGAAAGATAACGATGTTACCAGCAGCGCCATGCAGCTGGCGACGAATAATTTTTGTGGCTGAATTGTGTTTGCCATAAAACGTGGATATTTTGGTAAAAGTTGAAACTGATATTAAAACCACTAAATTTATAAAAAGAATTCACATATTTATATTTTTTACGGTTGAACGGACATTTTTTCAAGAATCTTCTTTTCATGACCCTCCCGGAACGGGGGATTTAGCCTATTTCCCGGTTCTCCGGCGCTCCCTGTTTGCAGCACCTGCCATATCATTTCAGCATGCCACGGAAATATCTCTCCATCATCTCTGAATCCCCGAATTTATTCCTAATTTTACCGTCCTTGTAAAGTAGCTATGGTAAGCTGACAGCTTGACAGTCTGGCTTTCCAAGCACAATATTTGAGTAACTTGGGTTCCCGTCTATCCAGCTACCTAAGTCCATAGCCTCTGTGCCACAGGCTGGTATGCCGGAAAAAACCAACTGACAGCAATGTGGACGGGATGGGGTATGTTACAGAAATTGAAATCGTAATTCGTAATTAAACATTTAACATGTTAGGTTTTTTAACAAAACTTTTTGGAGGGAATAAGTCCGACAGAGATATTAAATCCGTCACTCCATTTGTGCAGCAGATTAATGAGGAGTACGAAAAACTTCAGTCCCTGCCTATCGATGACCTGCGTCAGAAAACACAGGAATTCCGCCAGCGCATCAGCGTACACCTGGCTGTTATCGACAAGGATATAGCAGAAAAAGTAGCCGCAGCAGAGACTTCAGAAGATGTAACACAGAAAGATACTATATACCAGGAAATAGATTTACTAAAGAAAGACCGGGATAAACAACTGGAAGTTGTACTGAAAGAACTGTTGCCCGAAGCTTTCGCTGTTGTAAAAGAAGCCGCACACCGTTTCACCAACAATACTACTATCACTGCCACTGCCACTAACCTGGACAGACAACTGGCCGTGAGAAAAGAATATGTTACCATCAATGGCGATCAGGCTACCTGGAGCAATACCTGGAAAGCTGCCGGCAGCGATGTTACCTGGAACATGGTACACTATGATGTACAGCTGATAGGTGGTATGGTATTACACCAGGGTAAAATTGCCGAAATGGCTACGGGTGAAGGTAAAACACTGGTATCTACCCTCCCCGCTTACCTCAACGCACTGGCAGGTCAGGGTGTTCACATCGTTACCGTGAATGACTACCTGGCACGTCGTGACTCCGAATGGAACGGACCTCTCTTCGAATTCCTGGATATCACCGTTGACTGTATCGACAAACACCAGCCTAATACACCGGAACGCCGCAACGCTTACCTGGCTGACATTACATATGGTACCAACAATGAATTCGGTTTTGACTACCTCCGTGATAACATGGTACACAGCCCGGATGAAATGGTACAGCGCAAACACCACTACGCCATGGTGGATGAAGTGGATAGCGTACTGGTAGATGATGCGCGTACACCGCTCATCATTTCCGGCCCTATTCCCCGCGGTGATGAACAGGAATATCATGCATTGAAACCACGTATTCAATACCTGGTAGACATGCAGAAAAAAGTAACCAACCAATACCTTCAGGATGCCAAGAAACTGATTGCAGAAGGCAAAGACGACCCCAAAACTGGTGGTCTGGCCCTGATGCGTGCGTGGAGAGGCTTGCCGAAAAACAGTGCGCTGATCAAATACCTCAGCGAACCCGGTATGAAAGTATTGCTGCAAAAAGCTGAAAACTACTACCTGGCAGATCAGCAACGCGAAATGCCAAAAGTAGATGAAGGAC
The Chitinophaga sp. MM2321 DNA segment above includes these coding regions:
- a CDS encoding Gfo/Idh/MocA family oxidoreductase, with protein sequence MTRKLRMGMIGGGKDAFIGAIHRIAANMDGLIELAAGALSINNEIAIESGKMLFLDPERTYIDFKTMLTKEAAMPADKRLDFVTIVTPNFAHFEPAMMALDLGFNVVVEKPITFSLEEAKQLQAKVEATGLTLLLTHTYTGYPMVKQARQMVKDGALGKIRKIWVEYPQGWLSKLSEREGNAQAAWRTDPKKSGKSGSMGDIGTHAANLAEYISGAKIEKLCADLNILVPGRALDDDGSVLLRFDNGAAGVLMASQVAAGEENALKIRLYGEKGGLEWAQHEPNTLLVKWLDKPAEIYRAGANYGSQSSYMTHNTRTPGGHPEGYLEAFGNLYRNFAQTLSAKIDGVQPSPESLDFPGVEDGVRGMAFIDNVVRSSQSDVKWTTFDI
- a CDS encoding MFS transporter, producing MANTIQPQKLFVASCMALLVTSLSFGIRAGILSGLGVEFHLNTKELSIITGTAFWGFPLAILIGGFVVDAIGMKRLLVAAFVLHLIGIVLTIFATGFWTLFISTLFIGLANGTVEAACNPLVATIFPDNKTTKLNHFHLWFPGGIVVGTLLVFLLSKIGISWQLQVATMIIPTLIYGYLFLKLDFPVTERVASGVSSAQMYKSILSPLFIVMFILMFGTAITELFTGQWIEVLLKNVTENSILILAMTAGVQVLGRAFAGPVVHRISPTGVLVLSAIFSALGLYLLSHVSGDMVFVAAFIFGIGVTYFWPTMLGFVSENIPESGALGMNLMGAAGMFAVSVYMYFMGGFYDSILVKQLPADASLDAYRSAAPGSPEAATFSQATAVAGPEILNATLIIPVVLIVAFIGLFFYMRNRKKAQVQIV